ATCAGTTTGTACTGTTGCTAACACAATTCCCGAATTTGCATCTTCTATTACAACCTCTGATTCAATAGCTTCATTTGTTTTTTCATCAATAATATTTCCTGTTATTTCATGAACTACAGCCGAAGAGCCATCTTCCTTTTTGTACTTAAATTTAATTGTGTGTCCTGCACCATTTTCATAAACATTGTCAAGAACCAAATAATAAATTGTTCCTTTAGTTACTTTCAAAGCTTTTGAATACGAAACTCCTTTACCTGCATCCTTAAAATTTACTTTGGCACTAAAACTAAGGCCTGTTTTACTATTAATACTTTTACTATTTCTTGATATATTTGTTCTTATAGGCATTACTTCTTTATCAATTATTTCTTTACAAAAGTTACCTCTTTTATATTTATAAATAGAAAAATCGTAATCATCATTTACATTAGTAGGAATAATATCAAAAACCAAAAAGCCATCATAAAGTATTATGAATTTGTACCAAACAGTATTATGTTCTTTTTCAAAAAAGTATTTATTTCCTATTTTATTCCCTGAAAACTCTAATTTTTTTCCATAACCTTCAGGAGCATTTGTAGGTCCGAAAGTATTTTCTGTAGAAATTTTCATTGCTCCCATGCAATCCGCATGACCTTTAATATTTACAAGTTTTTCCTCATTTTGTTGTGATA
This genomic interval from Bacteroidota bacterium contains the following:
- a CDS encoding OmpA family protein, giving the protein MYKISLTIFLLIIIVFPALSQQNEEKLVNIKGHADCMGAMKISTENTFGPTNAPEGYGKKLEFSGNKIGNKYFFEKEHNTVWYKFIILYDGFLVFDIIPTNVNDDYDFSIYKYKRGNFCKEIIDKEVMPIRTNISRNSKSINSKTGLSFSAKVNFKDAGKGVSYSKALKVTKGTIYYLVLDNVYENGAGHTIKFKYKKEDGSSAVVHEITGNIIDEKTNEAIESEVVIEDANSGIVLATVQTDKKTGKFTFTMPEEFDLNREYNISVYSKGHFFKDMRIVPANAKKTGGLKNVKLSELKKGKIFSVSNIIFYGNSPQYLPQSKPTLERLLKLMKENENLEIAISGHINGCTGSPEGRQLLSEARAQTVHTFLVKRGIEKARLTSKGFGCTKMIYPNPKNEEEKRENRRVEVEILKL